The following coding sequences lie in one Lolium perenne isolate Kyuss_39 chromosome 2, Kyuss_2.0, whole genome shotgun sequence genomic window:
- the LOC127328585 gene encoding uncharacterized protein translates to MLHFRVGSSVSGGSVTLPTSSRGSLLQRRRFAPEQLRKGGEEVTARPHALQLLTPNNDGAAGTPKHQSWGASGAEPLSARTRTAGGVECCHGGLSSSDREEEQWIKESDRGEVFLKKLEQWIKGIRLTMIPKYTYLEDGGSSSKNYSNFCPNQNKIEAHTASYTLNSNYVNMQTKTPAWTYDYNSKEAEQGDLEDCYDISLSQGNGMSFTEMLLSVEAPSTSQSYLQRNFNGMGEGMGSEICKFPVYAPRYSYYNWQFDDNENQNNDPVHNEQHIPEENNSFDKETHNNKDGEEAAMEMPEGVEQLTQEDTIPARKIMAILTYLRGGKPKNVPYNKKYVSNVMTAIRLEDITNDMMKVLSYFRQRQEEDPRFYYNFDLGEGNKVKCIFWSDGFSRHMYDLYGDCLSFDTTFKINKYNLPFAPFVGVTGHGHNCLFSCATINNEQASTFEWLFEEFLICMGGKHPATIITDQDAAMARAINEVFKQSCHINCFFHIKRKSEEKCGGSFSNMWENRKKFVPVYFKHNFLPFIHSTARSEGTNAIFKDNVGSTYSVISFLGEYQKISENIEELEREQDSVTRITEPDYWVRSEIELQAGRMYEVYKTPMLQLQDFRSRKYLVSVNLQAQEFASICCKFEKDGIICAHILRVLIHLNLSELPEKYYISRWSPKDRKYMRDKQSIPIDLTTSNKHLRYCVLSRKFCNISSEGAVTERKYLFLLDEIKRIEDRLDEMTQEDETAEFQKRGKGKQPCATSEQQKTSEQQHKDGFRDNLQDPDVVPSKGRPETSKRQRTFVEELMSKNQITCSHCGSHQHNIATCTMRHIPKSFFEKSVKTSNKKTAGKADGENTTKKQTQKRNQAKSTGNMKKTSSKS, encoded by the exons ATGCTACATTTTCGCGTTGGCTCAAGCGTCTCCGGCGGCTCAGTCACCCTCCCCACGTCGTCCCGTGGCTCGCTACTACAGCGCCGCCGCTTTGCTCCGGAGCAGCTGCGAAAGGGCGGTGAGGAGGTCACGGCGAGACCCCACGCTCTTCAG CTGCTGACGCCCAACAACGACGGAGCGGCCGGCACGCCCAAGCATCAGAGCTGGGGAGCGAGCGGCGCCGAGCCGCTGAGCGCCAGAACACGAACAGCCGGCGGCGTGGAGTGCTGCCACGGTGGACTTTCGTCTTCAGATCGCGAG GAAGAACAATGGATCAAGGAATCTGACAGAGGGGAAGTGTTCTTGAAGAAATTGGAACAATGGATCAAGGGAATCAGGCTTACCATG ATACCCAAGTACACATACCTGGAGGATGGAGGAAGCAGTAGCAAGAATTATAGCAATTTCTGCCCGAATCAG AATAAAATTGAAGCTCACACAGCAAGCTATACTTTGAACAGCAACTATGTTAATATGCAG ACTAAGACACCAGCATGGACATATGACTACAACTCAAAGGAAGCTGAACAAGGTGACCTTGAAGATTGCTATGAC ATATCCTTATCACAAGGTAATGGTATGTCCTTCACGGAAATGTTGTTGTCTGTCGAAGCACCATCAACATCACAG AGCTATTTACAAAGAAATTTCAATGGAATGGGAGAGGGAATGGGTTCAGAG ATATGCAAGTTCCCAGTCTACGCTCCTAGAt ATAGCTACTACAATTGGCAATTCGATGACAatgaaaatcagaataatgatccAGTACATAATGAGCAGCATATTCCAGAGGAAAATAATAGTTTCGACAAAGAAACTCACAATAATAAAGATGGTGAAGAAGCAGCTATGGAGATGCCTGAAGGAGTGGAGCAGCTAACTCAAGAAGATACC ATTCCAGCACGAAAGATAATGGCAATACTCACATACCTGCGAGGAGGAAAGCCAAAGAATGTTCCTTACAACAAGAAATATGTGAGCAATGTCATGACTGCAATCAGATTAGAAGACATCACAAATGATATGATGAAAGTTCTATCTTATTTTAGGCAGAGGCAAGAAGAAGACCCAAGGTTCTACTATAATTTTGATCTTGGAGAAGGGAACAAGGTCAAATGCATTTTTTGGTCTGATGGATTTTCTCGACACATGTATGACTTATACGGAGATTGCCTTAGCTTTGACACAACATTCAAGATTAACAAGTATAACCTCCCATTTGCTCCTTTTGTCGGAGTGACAGGACATGGCCACAACTGCCTATTTTCTTGTGCAACAATCAATAATGAACAAGCAAGTACCTTTGAGTGGCTATTCGAGGAATTCCTCATATGTATGGGAGGGAAGCATCCTGCAACAATTATCACAGATCAAGATGCTGCAATGGCAAGAGCAATAAATGAAGTTTTCAAACAATCTTGTCATATAAACTGCTTCTTCCATATAAAGAGAAAGTCGGAAGAGAAGTGTGGAGGAAGCTTTAGTAA TATGTGGGAAAACAGAAAGAAGTTTGTCCCCGTTTACTTCAAGCATAACTTCTTACCTTTCATTCACTCAACTGCAAGAAGTGAGGGCACTAATGCAATCTTCAAAGACAATGTAGGGTCTACATATAGTGTTATCAGCTTCTTGGGTGAGTACCAGAAAATATCTGAAAACATAGAGGAATTGGAAAGAGAACAGGATTCAGTAACAAGGATAACAGAGCCAGACTATTGGGTGCGTAGCGAGATAGAACTTCAAGCTGGTCGCAT GTATGAGGTCTACAAGACACCTATGCTACAACTGCAAGATTTCAGGTCCAGAAAGTACCTTGTTTCTGTAAACCTACAAGCACAAGAATTCGCCAGCATATGCTGCAAGTTTGAGAAGGATGGCATAATATGTGCACATATACTGAGGGTCCTCATCCACCTTAACTTGTCAGAGCTTCCTGAAAAGTACTACATCAGTAGGTGGAGCCCAAAAGATAGAAAATACATGAGAGATAAGCAGTCCATCCCAATAGATCTAACAACAAGTAACAAACATCTGAGATACTGCGTGCTATCTAGGAAATTTTGCAATATTTCCTCGGAAGGAGCTGTGACTGAAAGGAAATACTTGTTCTTGCTGGATGAAATCAAAAGGATAGAGGACAGACTAGATGAAATGACTCAAGAAGATGAAACTGCGGAATTCCAGAAAAGAGGAAAGGGCAAACAACCATGTGCAACCAGTGAACAACAAAAAACAAGTGAACAACAGCATAAAGATGGTTTCCGTGATAACCTACAAGATCCTGATGTTGTTCCTTCGAAAGGACGTCCAGAAACTTCTAAACGACAAAGGACATTCGTTGAAGAATTGATGTCAAAAAATCAAATTACATGCAGCCACTGTGGTTCGCATCAACATAACATTGCTACATGTACAATGAGGCACATACCCAAGTCATTTTTTGAGAAAAGTGTGAAAACCAGCAACAAGAAGACAGCGG GTAAAGCTGATGGTGAGAATACAACAAAGAAGCAAACACAAAAGAGAAACCAGGCGAAATCAACAGGCAACATGAAGAAGACATCGTCAAAAAGCTAG